The Deinococcus humi genome includes a window with the following:
- the tgt gene encoding tRNA guanosine(34) transglycosylase Tgt: MFEFEVQHQDGRARVGRFTTPHGTVTTPMFMPVGTQGTVKGISPQELLEIGSQMILGNTYHLMLRPGEALVAAHGGLPGFTAYPGPFLTDSGGFQVMSLGHLRKITEEGVVFKSHLDGSMVELTPERSIEVQQALGADVIMAFDECPPFPAEREYITQSLERTVRWLERCLTFKSREDQALFAIVQGGIHTDLRQRSLDLTLPFNTLGFAIGGLAVGESKAEMYPAVDFTTARLPLDKPRYLMGVGHPEDLVAGIALGVDMFDCVYPTRTGRFGYALTDDGRLNLNSSAPRRDMRPIDEECDCYACRHYTRAYLAHLVRAEELLAPRMLSLHNLRYLHRLVERIRMAITEGTFESWARAWGRRYFGGELPEWFAASLDASRSETGAIQVEVPLTQ; this comes from the coding sequence ATGTTCGAGTTCGAAGTTCAGCACCAGGACGGACGCGCACGGGTGGGGCGTTTTACAACTCCACACGGTACCGTCACCACGCCAATGTTCATGCCGGTGGGCACCCAGGGTACGGTCAAAGGCATCAGCCCGCAGGAACTGCTGGAGATCGGATCTCAGATGATCCTTGGTAATACCTACCACCTGATGTTGCGCCCTGGCGAGGCACTCGTGGCGGCGCATGGCGGCTTGCCGGGCTTTACCGCCTATCCTGGCCCCTTCCTGACCGACTCAGGCGGCTTTCAGGTGATGAGTCTGGGACACCTTCGCAAGATCACTGAGGAAGGCGTGGTCTTCAAGAGCCATCTGGACGGCAGCATGGTAGAGCTGACCCCTGAACGCAGCATTGAGGTTCAGCAGGCCCTAGGCGCCGACGTGATAATGGCCTTCGATGAATGTCCGCCCTTTCCGGCGGAGCGCGAGTACATCACCCAGAGCCTGGAGCGAACCGTGCGCTGGCTGGAACGCTGCCTGACCTTCAAGTCACGGGAGGATCAGGCGCTCTTCGCCATCGTGCAGGGTGGCATCCATACGGACCTGCGCCAGCGGAGCCTGGACCTGACCCTGCCTTTCAACACCCTTGGCTTTGCAATTGGCGGGCTGGCCGTAGGGGAGAGCAAGGCTGAGATGTACCCAGCAGTGGACTTCACCACCGCCCGGTTACCCCTTGACAAGCCACGGTATCTGATGGGCGTCGGTCATCCGGAAGACCTGGTCGCAGGTATCGCCCTGGGGGTAGACATGTTCGACTGTGTGTATCCAACCCGCACCGGCCGCTTCGGCTACGCGCTGACCGACGATGGAAGGTTGAACCTGAATTCCAGTGCACCACGCCGTGACATGCGGCCCATAGACGAGGAGTGCGACTGCTACGCCTGCCGCCATTACACTCGCGCTTACCTAGCCCATCTGGTCCGAGCGGAGGAACTGCTGGCGCCGCGCATGCTCTCCCTCCACAACCTGCGCTATCTGCACCGTCTGGTCGAGCGGATCAGGATGGCTATTACTGAGGGAACCTTTGAGAGCTGGGCGAGGGCATGGGGACGGCGGTATTTCGGCGGAGAACTGCCCGAGTGGTTCGCGGCTAGCTTGGACGCTTCGAGATCTGAAACGGGCGCTATCCAGGTGGAAGTGCCCCTGACGCAGTGA